A region of Salmo salar chromosome ssa17, Ssal_v3.1, whole genome shotgun sequence DNA encodes the following proteins:
- the LOC106573843 gene encoding OX-2 membrane glycoprotein gives MCGKSPGKKETTGANENVATYSKRGPNVNLPFQGKVEFEDEGLQNCSIVIRGVSRGDESCYKCLFNTFPDGPISGRTCLHVNELYGPSLLITQTNNSHTTLSCSATGQPTPIVTWDNTEILENSTMVNVTHLNGTVTVIITFTLAAFSLPDKDTRVLCVVSLFSGGVTKNVSMVIPARTQASFPGVPEVTDGDRISVKPTGIGAVMGSLCFIAVCCGAAVALWCKQRNTM, from the exons ATGTGCGGCAAGTCACCTGGCAAAAAAGAGACAACTGGGGCGAATGAAAATGTGGCCACTTACAGCAAACGAGGTCCCAATGTCAACCTACCTTTTCAGGGGAAAGTGGAGTTTGAAGACGAGGGACTGCAGAACTGTTCTATTGTCATCAGAGGAGTGTCAAGAGGAGATGAGTCCTGCTACAAGTGTCTGTTTAACACCTTTCCAGATGGACCAATCAGTGGAAGGACCTGCCTCCATGTAAATG AGCTGTATGGACCCTCACTCCTCATCACACAAACCAACAACAGTCACAccactctgtcctgttctgctactGGACAACCTACTCCTATAGTAACCTGGGACAACACAGAAATTCTAGAAAATTCCACAATGGTCAATGTCACCCATCTCAATGGTACTGTCACAGTCATCATAACTTTCACGCTGGCAGCATTCAGTCTACCTGACAAAGACACCAGGGTTCTCTGTGTGGTGTCACTGTTCTCTGGAGGTGTCACCAAGAACGTATCCATGGTTATTCCAGCTAGAACTCAAGCTTCATTTCCTG GTGTACCTGAGGTCACTGATGGTGACAGGATCAGTG TTAAGCCAACAGGGATTGGTGCAGTAATGGGTTCACTGTGTTTCATTGCTGTGTGCTGTGGAGCTGCTGTGGCACTGTGGTGCAAACAGAGAAATACAATGTGA